The Liquorilactobacillus nagelii DSM 13675 DNA window TCTCGCGGTTGGATAGTGTAAAGCATAATTAAAAATTTCACGTGGATGGACAGTTGCTGCATCAAGCGTCCCTTTAAATAAAATTTTTCGAGCTAAGACTTGATTTTTAGTATCCAGTAAAATTACAATTAGTACTTCCTGCTGGTACAAGCCAAATTCAGCAACTAATTGTTCTCCCAACTGATTACTACCTGTTACTTGCCCTAAAATTAATTTAGGACGTTTTGCTAACCTTTCAGCGAATTCACATAAAAGATTGCCTTGATTAGCTGCAAAACAACTACCTAACCATTGTTGCCAATCTGTTGGAGTAAAATATTTTAATTGGCGCAGATCAATATGCTGTTCGAAAAATTCATTGACTCGCTGACTGGCTGCGGATATTCCCGCAAAAGATTTTAAAATTAATAACAGCAACTCATGATCGCTGAGTGCAGCAGCTTGTTGTAATTTGAATTTCTCTATAACTGATTTTTCTGATAAATTTTGTTTCATAAAAAAGCCCCCTTCTAATTAACAAATACGCTAATTAAAAAGGAGTTCATCTTATTTTTGAATAAAATCACGTACAGCCGCTAAGTTTGGTAAAACCGCCGTCGCTTTGGCAGCAATTTGAGGAGTTGGTTCAATTAAATCTGGAATCATAATTCCAGGGATCTCAGCTTGATTAGCCGCT harbors:
- a CDS encoding JAB domain-containing protein; the encoded protein is MKQNLSEKSVIEKFKLQQAAALSDHELLLLILKSFAGISAASQRVNEFFEQHIDLRQLKYFTPTDWQQWLGSCFAANQGNLLCEFAERLAKRPKLILGQVTGSNQLGEQLVAEFGLYQQEVLIVILLDTKNQVLARKILFKGTLDAATVHPREIFNYALHYPTARIIVAHNHPSGDPRPSPNDLHLTKRLQQCGQLLGIGLLDHLIIGAVQYLSLREQKVLK